The DNA segment CTTTACATAGTAACGTAATTTCATGCTTCCATTTCTCTCCCTTCACTGACCGGTCAAGCCAGTGAAGCCAAAATCCATATCAGCTCTGCCTCAGACTGAAACCTCATTTtagtgcccaataaatattgCTTGAATAAAAGCATGTTACATGTTCATGCTTTTTTGGTGTCCATGGCAAGAAGTACTTTTAGGTTCTGTTTTTTAGAAACCTATGTTCGATTTCTTCtacaaaattagaataataatgcTAACCTTCTAAGGTACTTATAAGATGGTGTGGGTCAGTGGTTCATAACTGGGGGCGATTTTGTCATCCCAAGGGACATACGCATGACAGTGTCTGGAAACgtttttgtttctaaagattttatttatgtattcatgagagacacagagagagaagctgagacataggcagagggagaagtgggctcttcacagggagccccatgcaggactcgatacccagacctgggatcatgccctgagccgaaggcagagactcaaccaatgagccgcccaggtgtccctggaaataTTTTTGGATGCTCATGGGAGCCCCATACataattatccagcccaaaatgtcagtagcaCTGAGGTTGAGAAATTCTGGAGTATATTACAATGCACAGAACTTGGTAGGTTCAAGGTGGTTTTATTTTGCTGTATACATCGGAGTTTACCTCTTTGGACTACGTAAATCATAATAATTAGGTAGAGAATCAcagtttatatttattatgttctcACGTGAGTCAGGCATCACGAAGGCCTTCCACAAATACTATCCTATTCAATTCTCTCCAGAATACTATGAGTTAGGAactattttcatcttcatttttcaggtgaggaaagGAAGGCGTAAAAGGTCAAAATCCTGCGGCTACTCTGTGTCAGAGGTGGGATGAGAACTTGGGGGCTGTGCTTTTGACTATTATACTGTACTACTTTCTCTACGAATAGAGTCTCCCACTTAAAGTCTGAAAGGATTACTGCTCTTAGGATGCAGTAGGAATTAGCACTGAAAAATATAGAGGAAATTTTAgtgtatttaaatgaaaaaacaatgttATTATTGCCTACGTGTTTGTAATTTTCCACTTGTACTAATTTCAACAAAGATACTGTATATTGGCTGACATATTTAGGCTACCATTGATCCAAGGATTGCGACAGATTTGCTATTTGCTGTAATTTTGTGGGACTTTCAAGaagctcaaaacaaaacaaacaaacaaaaaaacaaaaaaacaacaacaagagtTTGTTTCCAATTCAGAATTGAGCTTGTCATAGCTGATCAACACATTGTGATCTCGATGAGACTTTTCTTCTGTTAAGGTGGATAAACAGTGACAGTTTGCCCCATGTAATCCCATTAGAGGATTTCTTCAGGACAACATCCTCTTCTTACATAATTACGAAAGAAGCACTCATAAGTCGAGTACCTCGGCTAGAGAGCAAGGCCTGGGGCAAAGGACTGGCTGACGGGGCTTTCCCTCCTCCTAACAGAAGACACAGCACAGGCAAGTGGAAAATGTGCCATTGGGAAGCATGATAGTCTCCAGGTCCCGAAACCTGAGTGCTGTGTTAGCTCCCAGTAATTATTGCTTTGAGATTTCTGGTTGATGAACTTTCTAAGCAACTTCTGTCATCCTCAAGTATTGGCTCATTGTTTCCAAGGCCTTAATACTTGGCTTGTAAACACAGTCAAGAAAcatctattctttttatttaggaACTTAGAGCCCTGGAGCAGCTGTTTTTCTCTCTTAGGAAAGTCTATTTATTGTGTGTTACTATTGCATGTGGAAGATTCCTGTGGAATACTCAAAACTGCGTTGGGTTCCATTCTTCCGGTCTCTCTTTCCTACCTCCTATGAAGAGTAAATGCTAATAGCACCAAACAAATGTTTGTTCTTAAGTAAATCCTGCTTCATAAAGTGGGATCTCATGATTACAAACAACTTTTGCACTCCTACTGAGCATTAGTGCTTGTCATTCAGACATAGATTTCCAAGGGTCTGTTGAGGCCAAGTGTATGTTATAGTCATTCCCCTACTCCACCTACAAGATGTCATTTATGTGTAAGATGTAATTTGAGACTGTCTTCTAGGGACAAAAGGGATCAGTATGCTTTTACTCTTACTTGAGTCCTTTGACATGCTCTCGAATTTGTTttgtattgaataaatgaaaacgTTTGAATGATTAAATAAGATGTTACTGTGTTTAGGGCAATGACTCACAAATTTTAACAGGACATCCTAGGTTCTTGCTACTTTCCAACAACTTCCCAGCTCAAGCTCAGCTACTGGACCGGGATCACCCTTGAAAATCAAACTACTAGGGAACACTGAGATGGTCTAAAAATTTGAAATCTGTGCTAAGGATGACATCAGgctgatgacactaaattcatttTTCCTATTCTATCCCGGTTGtattataaattattctttaagCAGATAGGAGGATTTTTGCTGTGGTGGGGGGAAGGCTTCTGTCTAGTGGTAAAACGTATATTTATAAGTTTTAACAAATTAGAAGTATCATATCTCAATCTGGTTTTGCCTGGAGAAAGATTCCctatctctcctttcccctttttaagGTCTCTGAACAATAAAACATGAGTTTTACTGTTTCAGGTCATCAGAGGCATTTTTTTTAGGTGGTtcgcaattttttttttttaagtcgtgGAACAAATTTACAATATCCTTGACACTTAAATAGCATTTacaatgctttattttctttttttaattatatttctaaggATAGCTGAGGAAACAATTTCAAATACTTCCTCCGTGCTCTAGATATATaagttgttttagtttttgtctgtTGGTGAGAATTAAGAAATTCATAGCTTGCCATGTCCTGTCATGTTAGCTTATTTTGTAAGGAAATCAAATCTGGCACCTTTCAATTAACTGCTTTACCTCTCTGATCTAAAAACAGATGGAACATGTTGTAGAGCATGAAGGCATGATTACTATCTGTGGATTGCCTTTACTTCCTCAACTGGGTCCTCTGTCATTTCAAAGTCGGCTGAAGGTCCTTctttaaaagcaggaaaaaaaatcctcacgGATGGGAGGAAGGTGGTGGTGTTGAAAAATAACTTATTCCCAATCATGAGCTTGGCAGTTCTCAAAGAGATCACAATGGTGATCTCATCTGTACCTGGAAGCCCGGAAAGAAAGAATCAATAGAAATGTATCATGGACTGGAGTTTCATCGTTCTTGGTAACTCGAGCGTAAGCGATtttggagaaagacaaagatgTGAAGAGGGGAaaagtggggaagaaaagagaaatcgTCTCTCTGCCTTCATGCGTGCTTCTGTGCATTACAGTTATTCATCTCCTTTGCAGTATCAGATCAAAAggacacgttttttttttttaattgaatttatttttattcgtttcagaggtagaatttagtgattcatcagttgcatatcacacccagtgctcattccatcacgtgctctccttaatgcccatcacccagttacccttttctcccccaacccctcccctccagcgacccttgGTTGGTTCCCTATAATTACGAGTTTCTTACAGTTTGCCTGTCTCTcaattttcctcttattttatttttccttcccttctcctatgttcttctgttttgtttcttaaattccacatctgaatgaaatcataaggtatttgtctttctctctcccacttatTTTCGCTTAGCATCATACCAAATGGACTTacctttttaaataactttatcaGCCCCTATcttgcatttgtttatttataactAGAAAGGacttcccatttttttctcctccgGTTGTATTAGTCAGTCAGTCATTTCAACTTGAAACAAGGTGTGGCCAGTCAGATTTGTAGGTGATCATCGTTATTGATTCAGTGGGTTCAACAGTGTGTCTGGTGGGCTTTTCTATTGGATACGCGAATAGATATTTAAGAGAATATACTGATTGGGATGTAAAATTCACAGTACACTCACTGATGGTGAGGGGGAActgtctggttttcttttgaaCGAATATAAGATAACCAAATCATGATCCTTTTTCAGTACCTTTTCAACTAAATTATTGTTCCTTAAAACATCACTTAATGCCAGCTCCCTTGTCTCTGGTGTTATTTGTCAGATAACATTGTTCTTGAAGGACATAGAGTCAGGTCAGCACTTCATCCATTACTCTCCCCTTAactgacttttttctctttactttcctACAACAGATTGCAGATTGAGCTTAACCAAGAAGTTCAGAGTCTCATCAACGCTGACCTGATCTCCAGCACGAGAAGGGAGTTCTAGTTCTGCCTGCCTCGTTGGGTCCCTGTTGACCGCTGATAACTTGGCTTCACTCATCGCCTGTGTGGAAAATTCTCCctattgaaattattattattattattgttattattattattattattgttatttttgcaCATGGAGGACGGTAACAAAGAAGGCAACACAGGCTGATAAGACCAGAGACCACAGGAGAATTCTTTAACCGCAGGCCTTCGAGACTTTTCCTCCACTTGGAGTTCTGGACTTTAACAGAACCCCGTCTAGTCATTTTGgttttgctatatatatatattttttttttcttcctttttactttccCCACCACCTTGTATTTTGTTTCTGTACTTCAGAAATGGGCCTGCAGACCACACAGTGGCCCAGCCATGGGGCTTTTTTCCTGAAATCTTGGCTTCTCATTTCCCTGGGGCTCTACTCACAAGTGTCAAAAATCTTGGCATGCCCTAGCGTGTGCCGCTGCGATAGGAACTTTGTCTACTGTAATGAGCGAAGCTTGACCTCAGTGCCTCTTGGGATCCCGGAGGGCGTAACCGTGCTCTACCTCCACAACAACCAAATTAATAATGCTGGATTTCCTGCGGAACTGCACAACGTACGGTCGGTGCACACGGTCTACCTTTATGGCAACCAGCTGGATGAATTCCCCATGAACCTTCCCAAGAACGTCAGAGTTCTCCATTTGCAGGAAAACAACATTCAGACCATTTCCCGGGCTGCTCTCGCCCAGCTCTTGAAGCTCGAGGAGCTTCACCTGGATGACAACTCGATATCCACAGTGGGGGTGGAAGACGGGGCCTTCCGGGAGGCGATCAGCCTCAAACTGTTGTTTCTGTCCAAGAATCACCTGAGCAGCGTGCCTGTGGGGCTCCCCGTGGATTTGCAAGAGCTGCGAGTGGACGAAAATCGAATTGCCATCATATCAGACATGGCCTTTCAGAACCTCACGAGCTTAGAGCGTCTGATCGTGGACGGCAACCTCCTGACCAACAAGGGCATCGCCGACGGCACCTTCAGCCATCTCACCAAGCTCAAGGAGTTCTCCATTGTTCGGAATTCCCTCTCCCACCCGCCCCCCGATCTCCCGGGTACACACCTGATCAGGCTCTACCTGCAGGACAACCAGATCAACCACATCCCTCTGACGGCCTTCTCAAACCTGCGCAAGCTGGAGCGGCTGGACATATCCAACAACCAGCTGCGCGTGTTGACCCAAGGGGTCTTCGACAACCTCTCCAACCTGAAGCAGCTCACGGCTCGGAATAACCCCTGGTTCTGCGACTGCAGCATTAAGTGGGTCACGGAGTGGCTCAAGTACATCCCCTCCTCTCTCAACGTGCGAGGCTTCATGTGCCAAGGGCCTGAGCAAGTCCGGGGCATGGCTGTCAGGGAGCTGAATATGAATCTGTTGTCGTGCCCCACCACGACCCCGGGGCTGCCCGCCTTTACCCCGGCCCCGAGTACGGCGCCCCCGACGACCCAGCCCCCCACGCTGTCTGTCCCGACCCCCGGCCGGAGCCACACACCGCAGACTCCCACCACAGCCAGGCTGCCCACCGTCCCGGCCTGGGATGGCAGGGAAAGAGCCACCCCGCCGGTTTCCGAACGGATCCAGCTGTCTGTGCATTTCGTGAATGACACGTCCATTCAAGTCAGCTGGCTGTCCCTCTTCGCGGTGATGGCGTACAAACTCACGTGGGTGAAAATGGGCCACAGCTTAGTGGGGGGCATCGTTCAGGAACGCATCGTGAGCGGCGAGAAGCAGCACTTGAGCCTGGTGAACCTGGAGCCCAGATCCACCTACCGGATTTGCCTAGTGCCCCTGGATGCTTTTAACTACCGAGCGGTGGAAGATACCGTTTGTTCCGAGGCCACCACGCACGCCTCCTATTTGAACAATGGCAGCAACACGGCCTCCAGCCACGAGCAGACGACCTCGCACAGCATGGGCTCCCCTTTTCTGCTGGCGGGCCTGATCGGGGGCGCCGTGATATTTGTGCTCGTGGTCTTGCTCAGCGTCTTTTGCTGGCACATGCACAAAAAGGGGCGCTACACGTCCCAGAAGTGGAAGTACAACCGAGGCCGGCGGAAAGATGACTATTGTGAGGCCGGCACCAAGAAGGACAATTCCATCCTGGAGATGACAGAGACCAGCTTTCAGATCGTCTCCTTAAATAACGATCAGCTCCTTAAAGGAGATTTCAGACTGCAGCCCATTTACACCCCGAATGGGGGCATTAATTATACAGACTGTCATATCTCCAACAACATGCGATACTGCAACAGCAGTGTGCCAGACCTGGAGCACTGCCACACGTGACGGCCAGGGGCCCGGCGTCAGGAAGGCGGACACTAGGACTCCCGAgaacacacacgtgtgtgcacatagAGACACGC comes from the Canis aureus isolate CA01 chromosome 9, VMU_Caureus_v.1.0, whole genome shotgun sequence genome and includes:
- the FLRT2 gene encoding leucine-rich repeat transmembrane protein FLRT2, which codes for MGLQTTQWPSHGAFFLKSWLLISLGLYSQVSKILACPSVCRCDRNFVYCNERSLTSVPLGIPEGVTVLYLHNNQINNAGFPAELHNVRSVHTVYLYGNQLDEFPMNLPKNVRVLHLQENNIQTISRAALAQLLKLEELHLDDNSISTVGVEDGAFREAISLKLLFLSKNHLSSVPVGLPVDLQELRVDENRIAIISDMAFQNLTSLERLIVDGNLLTNKGIADGTFSHLTKLKEFSIVRNSLSHPPPDLPGTHLIRLYLQDNQINHIPLTAFSNLRKLERLDISNNQLRVLTQGVFDNLSNLKQLTARNNPWFCDCSIKWVTEWLKYIPSSLNVRGFMCQGPEQVRGMAVRELNMNLLSCPTTTPGLPAFTPAPSTAPPTTQPPTLSVPTPGRSHTPQTPTTARLPTVPAWDGRERATPPVSERIQLSVHFVNDTSIQVSWLSLFAVMAYKLTWVKMGHSLVGGIVQERIVSGEKQHLSLVNLEPRSTYRICLVPLDAFNYRAVEDTVCSEATTHASYLNNGSNTASSHEQTTSHSMGSPFLLAGLIGGAVIFVLVVLLSVFCWHMHKKGRYTSQKWKYNRGRRKDDYCEAGTKKDNSILEMTETSFQIVSLNNDQLLKGDFRLQPIYTPNGGINYTDCHISNNMRYCNSSVPDLEHCHT